Proteins co-encoded in one Planctomycetia bacterium genomic window:
- a CDS encoding cupin domain-containing protein: MAVITVPAQSRRIEGEDAVASFLMPYGIRYERWPLEDRCDPDASSEDILAAYQPEIDRLKTEGGFVTADVINVTPDTPHLEEMINKFNKEHTHSEDEVRFVVKGRGLFHIHPQDGNDVFSIEMIAGDWISVPAGTRHWFDFCNERTIRAIRLFQDKSGWTPHYVESGVHEAYLPVCWGPQFVPSEQTKVKSVLSL, translated from the coding sequence TTGGCGGTGATAACCGTACCAGCACAATCCCGACGCATTGAAGGTGAAGACGCCGTTGCTTCATTCCTGATGCCTTACGGCATTCGTTATGAACGCTGGCCTCTGGAAGATCGCTGCGATCCCGATGCGAGTAGCGAAGATATCCTGGCAGCTTATCAGCCTGAGATCGACCGCCTAAAAACTGAGGGTGGTTTCGTGACAGCGGATGTCATCAATGTTACGCCCGATACACCGCACCTTGAAGAAATGATCAACAAGTTCAACAAGGAACACACGCATTCGGAAGATGAAGTGCGGTTCGTTGTCAAGGGCAGGGGGTTGTTTCACATCCATCCTCAGGATGGGAACGATGTATTCAGTATTGAAATGATTGCAGGCGACTGGATCAGTGTGCCTGCAGGTACGAGGCACTGGTTTGATTTCTGCAACGAGCGAACCATTCGTGCCATCAGGCTGTTTCAGGATAAATCAGGCTGGACGCCTCACTATGTTGAATCGGGCGTGCATGAGGCATATCTGCCTGTCTGCTGGGGACCACAGTTCGTTCCTTCCGAACAAACCAAGGTAAAATCTGTTCTAAGCTTATGA
- the mtnC gene encoding acireductone synthase — MISFSGRGILLDIEGTISSLSFVRDVLFPYARKRLASSLRNLWNDPAMERIRQELATHYGATDFDTWTGGPGMPPEHRLAHMRSAIYALMDADAKVGPLKELQGLIWRYGYVDGTLRSHVYGEVPRVLKEWKQRGMDVRIYSSGSIEAQKVFFEHVDIGRTEPADFTGYFSGFYDTSTGPKKEAASYSRIAAAFDLPAAQILFLSDVTAELDAAREAGMKTALMLRPENEPVTSTHDHPVLNSFDDVNLL; from the coding sequence ATGATTTCATTTTCAGGCCGTGGAATTCTGCTCGACATTGAAGGAACGATCTCCTCGCTTTCTTTTGTACGGGATGTTCTCTTTCCCTATGCCCGAAAAAGGCTCGCATCATCGTTGCGCAATCTCTGGAACGATCCAGCCATGGAGCGCATCCGCCAGGAATTGGCAACACATTATGGGGCAACCGATTTCGATACGTGGACGGGTGGCCCCGGCATGCCGCCTGAGCATCGACTGGCTCATATGCGTTCTGCTATCTATGCACTGATGGATGCTGATGCCAAAGTCGGCCCCCTCAAAGAGTTGCAGGGCTTGATCTGGCGTTATGGCTACGTGGATGGAACTCTGCGATCCCATGTCTATGGCGAAGTGCCGCGTGTCCTGAAAGAATGGAAACAGCGGGGTATGGATGTTCGAATCTATTCTTCGGGTTCAATCGAAGCCCAGAAGGTCTTTTTTGAGCATGTTGATATCGGCAGAACGGAACCTGCAGATTTTACGGGCTATTTTTCCGGCTTTTACGATACCAGCACTGGTCCCAAAAAAGAAGCGGCCAGTTATTCCAGAATCGCTGCTGCCTTTGACTTGCCTGCCGCGCAGATTCTTTTTCTGAGTGATGTGACTGCTGAACTCGATGCAGCGCGTGAAGCAGGCATGAAAACCGCCTTGATGCTCAGACCTGAAAACGAGCCGGTTACCAGTACTCATGATCATCCGGTTTTGAATTCTTTCGATGATGTCAATCTTCTCTGA
- the ppc gene encoding phosphoenolpyruvate carboxylase, with translation MSACLGLSSSQVHVSASLGQDLVLIDQLLGQVIAQQHGRELVQLAQALYQDQGDPASMVSRYPQLADPLIVQRILRLYALLFQLFNTAELKEIIRVNRERELQSCTKPRAESIRDAVQRLKAAGLSAQQVQELLFKIELGLTLTAHPTEARRRAVLDKLHTIAGWLLEHGQQHAPLNRLDLPMNTTGLAEREVLRNLMELWQTDELPTTDVTVQDETRNALYFLTETILEVVPWLHDDLRINLTEAYPGYNFQLPAFITYRSWVGGDRDGNPKVTPEITWQTLLRHRRRILGCYLKQVIELQGELTQSSRLVPFGDGISRSLQKDAHSLAISEHAPFIKSLHEPLVHKLKIMERRLRATLRHARSITRDYRGGPAYKPPAPAYGSPAALLHDLEILQQSLREVRADMVADFGPLSHLVTQVKTFGFHLAALDIRQHSREHEQALDELFTAARLLPEKQVYSSLSEEAKVELLTRELSSTRPLLERNWRGSPATHKTLETFSVIRHAHRRLGPEVIRSYVISMTHGISDILEVLLLAKEQGLVRWKQVGDELQFESDIHVVPLFETIEDLDRSAELMRSLFEHPLYRQNLAGCDWFQEIMLGYSDSSKDGGYLAANWALHATQSALARVCHEAGVTLKLFHGRGGTVGRGGGRANRAILSQPPGSFDGKIRVTEQGEVISFRYGLKPIAHRHLEQLVHAALVATEEQKIQPLAQGGWEEATSQLAKESRRCYRELVHEDPDFWTFYSQATPIAHISRLPIASRPVSRSSATLTSLDELRAIPWVFAWVQSRMVLPGWYGLGTALEWFAAQKPANESLLKEMYREWSFFRTVIDHAQHELLRAHLQTAAWYADRVQPPEVGQRVFNKIEEEYRRTRDWVLRLAEKRDLSEYAPVMRHVVDFRNPAVLPLNKLQILAMNESLRYADSPAEQKPWLDAVLLSIAGLAAAMQSTG, from the coding sequence ATGTCAGCATGTTTGGGCTTAAGTTCCTCGCAGGTTCATGTTTCTGCATCCCTGGGGCAGGATCTGGTACTGATCGACCAACTACTCGGTCAGGTAATAGCCCAGCAGCATGGCCGCGAACTGGTTCAACTCGCTCAGGCTCTCTACCAGGATCAGGGTGACCCTGCATCGATGGTGTCACGTTATCCCCAATTGGCTGATCCGCTAATAGTTCAGCGGATTCTGCGCCTCTATGCCTTGCTCTTTCAACTCTTTAATACCGCAGAACTGAAAGAGATTATCCGCGTTAACCGCGAACGCGAACTGCAGTCCTGCACCAAGCCTCGTGCTGAATCGATTCGTGATGCTGTCCAGCGGCTTAAAGCTGCCGGGCTATCAGCTCAACAAGTTCAGGAATTGCTCTTCAAGATCGAACTGGGCCTGACCCTGACGGCTCACCCAACCGAAGCTCGCCGCAGAGCCGTTCTCGATAAGCTGCACACCATTGCCGGTTGGTTGCTCGAACATGGTCAGCAGCACGCACCGCTCAATCGTCTCGATCTGCCCATGAACACTACCGGCCTGGCAGAGCGCGAAGTGCTGCGAAACCTCATGGAACTCTGGCAGACCGATGAGCTGCCCACCACCGATGTCACCGTGCAGGATGAAACCCGCAATGCACTCTACTTCCTGACGGAAACAATTCTCGAAGTAGTTCCCTGGCTGCACGATGATCTCAGAATAAACCTGACAGAAGCCTATCCCGGATATAACTTCCAGTTGCCTGCCTTCATCACCTATCGTTCCTGGGTGGGTGGCGACCGTGATGGCAATCCCAAAGTCACACCTGAAATCACCTGGCAGACGTTACTCCGACATCGCCGACGCATACTCGGTTGCTACCTGAAACAGGTTATCGAACTCCAGGGCGAATTGACTCAGAGCAGCAGGCTGGTGCCCTTTGGCGATGGTATCAGCCGATCGCTGCAGAAAGATGCACATTCACTGGCCATCAGTGAGCATGCTCCGTTTATCAAATCACTGCATGAACCACTGGTTCACAAGCTGAAGATCATGGAAAGACGGTTGCGCGCCACGCTGCGTCATGCCCGTTCCATTACCCGGGATTATCGAGGCGGTCCTGCGTATAAACCACCTGCTCCAGCTTATGGTTCGCCAGCAGCACTGTTGCATGATCTCGAAATCCTGCAACAGAGCCTGCGTGAAGTACGGGCAGACATGGTGGCGGATTTCGGCCCATTGTCACACCTGGTAACCCAGGTAAAAACCTTCGGCTTCCACCTGGCTGCACTCGATATTCGTCAACACAGCAGGGAACACGAGCAGGCGCTTGACGAATTGTTCACTGCTGCCCGGCTGCTTCCTGAAAAGCAGGTATACAGTTCCCTGAGTGAAGAAGCCAAGGTTGAACTCCTCACCAGAGAACTCAGCAGCACCCGCCCTTTGCTCGAAAGAAATTGGCGAGGTTCACCTGCCACCCATAAAACGCTGGAAACCTTTAGTGTCATCCGCCATGCACATCGCCGACTGGGGCCGGAAGTCATTCGATCTTATGTCATCAGCATGACACATGGCATCAGCGACATTCTGGAAGTGCTGTTGTTGGCAAAAGAGCAGGGTCTGGTGCGGTGGAAACAGGTTGGCGATGAATTGCAGTTTGAAAGCGACATTCATGTTGTGCCGCTATTTGAAACCATTGAAGATCTGGACCGTTCAGCGGAACTAATGCGCAGTTTGTTTGAACATCCGCTGTATCGGCAAAATTTAGCCGGGTGCGACTGGTTCCAGGAAATCATGCTCGGCTATTCAGACAGCAGCAAGGATGGCGGCTACCTGGCTGCCAATTGGGCATTGCATGCCACGCAATCAGCATTGGCACGAGTGTGTCATGAGGCTGGCGTCACTCTCAAACTGTTCCATGGCCGGGGTGGTACCGTAGGTCGTGGTGGTGGCAGGGCAAATCGTGCCATCCTGTCTCAACCACCAGGCAGCTTTGACGGAAAAATTCGTGTTACCGAACAGGGTGAAGTGATTTCATTCCGCTACGGATTGAAGCCCATCGCCCATCGGCATCTCGAACAACTGGTGCATGCAGCGCTGGTGGCCACCGAAGAACAGAAAATACAACCTTTGGCCCAGGGAGGCTGGGAGGAAGCCACTTCCCAGTTAGCCAAGGAATCAAGGCGTTGTTATCGTGAACTGGTTCATGAAGACCCAGACTTCTGGACGTTTTATTCTCAGGCAACGCCGATTGCACACATCAGTCGCTTGCCGATTGCCTCCAGGCCGGTCTCCCGTTCGAGTGCCACCCTGACCAGCTTGGATGAACTGCGAGCCATTCCCTGGGTCTTTGCGTGGGTGCAGAGCCGCATGGTGTTGCCAGGCTGGTACGGCTTGGGAACAGCACTCGAATGGTTTGCTGCACAAAAACCTGCTAATGAATCGCTGCTGAAGGAAATGTACCGCGAATGGTCTTTCTTCCGAACCGTCATTGACCATGCCCAGCACGAGTTGCTAAGAGCTCATCTGCAGACTGCTGCCTGGTATGCTGACCGTGTACAACCTCCGGAAGTCGGCCAGAGAGTATTCAACAAAATAGAGGAAGAATATCGTCGCACCAGGGACTGGGTGCTTAGGCTCGCCGAGAAGCGGGATCTTTCAGAATATGCCCCTGTCATGCGGCATGTTGTCGATTTTCGAAATCCTGCCGTGCTGCCGCTGAATAAACTACAGATACTGGCGATGAATGAATCGCTGCGTTATGCTGATTCGCCAGCCGAGCAGAAGCCCTGGCTCGATGCGGTACTTCTCAGCATTGCCGGGCTGGCTGCAGCCATGCAGAGCACAGGCTGA
- a CDS encoding DinB family protein yields the protein MTAQQAICSHVDLTDMIMKAYLNDLNDADLMTRPGPGCNHLAWQLGHLISSEQRLMDQLVPGSGIKLPEGFDEKHDKKQIENNDPKQFYTKQEYVDLYKKSRQNVKDTVAKLSAEEFDKPAPANWQKMFKTTGDMFNLIASHSMMHAGQFAVARRQLGKPVVI from the coding sequence ATGACCGCACAGCAAGCGATCTGTTCGCACGTCGATCTGACAGACATGATCATGAAGGCCTATCTGAACGATTTGAACGACGCTGATCTCATGACACGCCCCGGCCCCGGTTGCAACCATCTGGCCTGGCAACTGGGGCACCTGATTTCTTCAGAGCAACGGCTGATGGACCAACTGGTGCCCGGCAGCGGGATCAAACTTCCTGAAGGATTTGACGAGAAGCATGACAAGAAGCAGATCGAAAACAATGATCCCAAGCAGTTTTACACCAAGCAGGAATATGTCGATCTGTACAAGAAGAGCCGACAGAACGTGAAGGATACGGTTGCCAAGCTGTCTGCTGAAGAGTTCGACAAACCTGCACCAGCCAACTGGCAGAAGATGTTCAAGACAACGGGAGATATGTTTAATCTGATCGCCAGCCATTCGATGATGCATGCCGGACAGTTTGCAGTGGCGCGGAGGCAACTGGGGAAGCCGGTTGTTATTTAG
- a CDS encoding sugar phosphate isomerase/epimerase, with protein sequence MGKKLSIGSWAFVFNQETVLDFHTTLHKLQHMKFDGIELGSFGSHPTPKSHPTKADRLALKKEVADHGLEFSGIAADLWSFKPISNEDAGPYLSAFLGYCEFARDLGMDMIRVDTGETPDVFEKNNLDPKVGMERLANTWDIACKMAADHGMKVSWEFEPGFAFNKPSEIVKLVDAVRAKGHKTFGVMYDSCHAHMVAEKAAMQPGEKETVPGGALGLLKMLEGRINHIHLIDSDGSLNEHKTSTHNPFGTGHLNFDELLPAIEKANIPTKWWSIDLCFWPDAWTVTAQCKKYLDNMRAKYAA encoded by the coding sequence ATGGGCAAGAAACTCTCGATTGGCAGTTGGGCTTTTGTCTTCAATCAGGAAACCGTGCTCGATTTTCACACAACTCTGCACAAGCTGCAGCACATGAAGTTCGATGGCATCGAACTGGGCAGTTTCGGCTCACACCCTACGCCTAAGTCGCATCCTACCAAAGCCGACAGGCTCGCGCTCAAGAAGGAAGTGGCAGATCACGGCCTGGAATTCTCCGGCATCGCTGCTGACCTCTGGTCGTTCAAGCCCATCAGCAATGAAGATGCAGGCCCCTATCTCTCAGCGTTCCTGGGCTATTGCGAATTCGCCCGCGACCTGGGCATGGACATGATCCGCGTGGATACCGGCGAAACTCCTGATGTCTTCGAGAAAAACAATCTCGATCCCAAGGTTGGCATGGAACGCCTGGCAAACACCTGGGACATTGCCTGCAAGATGGCTGCTGACCATGGCATGAAGGTCAGTTGGGAGTTTGAGCCGGGCTTTGCGTTCAACAAGCCTTCGGAAATCGTCAAACTGGTCGATGCGGTCCGTGCCAAAGGCCACAAGACCTTCGGCGTGATGTACGACAGTTGCCATGCCCACATGGTGGCAGAAAAAGCAGCGATGCAGCCCGGCGAAAAAGAAACTGTTCCAGGCGGAGCTTTGGGGCTTTTGAAAATGCTCGAAGGACGCATCAACCACATCCACCTGATTGATTCCGATGGTTCACTCAACGAGCACAAGACCAGCACTCATAATCCATTTGGCACCGGCCATCTGAATTTCGATGAACTGCTGCCCGCCATTGAGAAAGCAAATATTCCCACCAAGTGGTGGTCCATCGACCTCTGCTTCTGGCCCGATGCCTGGACTGTAACCGCCCAGTGCAAGAAGTATCTCGACAATATGCGTGCTAAGTACGCAGCTTGA
- a CDS encoding class I SAM-dependent methyltransferase, producing the protein MSDRAWIWREDQPMVPLRKPRPSSRYGPLRSTAPHVQISLPAIPSAWENLAPDDADVLTLFRRETLNQPRSSRRKKTPAYLVEPFSLHWFQAAERLRYGGPGRWLPRVLEFAKHTGETLLSLGKTIGTDAAQFARCGCKVIVCNNMQDELQLVKRNFYLRKLPVRTIHAPFTQIPLDNDSVDVVHLDGLLHEMNNPYAVVKEVYRVLKPGGKVVAVVPARPRRWQTVRNPRPFHAGFGSVELKRLFQPHFIEHRRQRRHMRRREIWWGYRWMPRHWLEHCFGRYWVLKAFKPVQPMQDAALDQAA; encoded by the coding sequence ATGTCGGATCGAGCTTGGATCTGGCGGGAAGATCAACCGATGGTGCCGTTGCGAAAACCTCGGCCGTCATCGCGTTATGGGCCGCTCCGTTCGACCGCACCTCATGTGCAAATCAGCCTGCCTGCCATTCCGAGTGCCTGGGAAAATCTGGCTCCTGATGATGCTGATGTCCTGACGCTGTTCAGGCGTGAAACGTTGAATCAACCTCGAAGTTCCAGAAGAAAAAAAACGCCAGCCTACCTGGTTGAGCCATTTTCGCTCCATTGGTTCCAGGCTGCAGAACGATTGCGATATGGTGGGCCTGGTCGCTGGCTTCCTCGCGTACTCGAATTCGCCAAGCATACCGGCGAAACGCTGCTATCATTGGGTAAAACGATTGGCACCGATGCTGCTCAGTTTGCCCGTTGTGGCTGCAAGGTTATTGTCTGCAACAACATGCAGGATGAACTGCAGTTGGTGAAACGCAATTTTTACTTGCGTAAGCTGCCAGTCAGAACTATCCATGCACCTTTTACTCAAATACCACTCGATAACGATTCTGTCGATGTGGTGCATCTCGATGGTCTCCTTCATGAGATGAACAATCCCTATGCAGTCGTCAAAGAAGTCTATCGAGTACTTAAGCCAGGTGGAAAAGTTGTTGCGGTGGTGCCAGCACGTCCACGCCGTTGGCAGACGGTTCGCAACCCTCGTCCATTTCATGCAGGGTTCGGAAGTGTGGAGTTGAAACGTCTGTTCCAACCTCATTTCATCGAACACCGTCGCCAGCGTCGGCATATGCGGCGAAGGGAAATCTGGTGGGGTTACCGCTGGATGCCCAGGCACTGGCTCGAACATTGCTTCGGTAGATATTGGGTACTGAAGGCTTTCAAGCCCGTACAGCCAATGCAGGATGCAGCCTTGGATCAGGCTGCCTAA
- a CDS encoding sigma-70 family RNA polymerase sigma factor, with the protein MMSRNIRRLPAFIAWMQPETDESILQRYVARRDEAAFSILVKRYARLIYSVCAKQLNNLNDVEDACQATLLILAQRASSIRQQDSLRSWLHGVAIRVSKSMNRRRIRLARRERDCAREPVLASPTLLLSDIELQDLLRAEVERMPDHYRMPLQLCYWQGQTRDEMAETLGWSRGQVKGQLERAKKRLKSRLSQRGIQFLLPLGMGLTTVGLISALPAVVMATTTASTAANSLTGIFAFGNVFYRVFQASKGLGTIALIALALGWGPPIPFLPIFPEQPEGVQQLPIQSPELDQECDESEDCGLDETE; encoded by the coding sequence ATGATGTCGCGCAATATCCGAAGATTACCTGCGTTCATCGCCTGGATGCAGCCCGAAACGGACGAGAGCATACTGCAGCGCTATGTTGCCCGTCGTGATGAAGCAGCCTTCTCAATTCTGGTCAAACGTTATGCCCGGCTGATCTATTCGGTTTGCGCGAAACAGTTGAATAACCTCAACGATGTAGAAGATGCCTGTCAGGCTACGCTGTTGATTCTTGCTCAACGAGCATCCTCCATCCGGCAGCAGGATTCTCTGCGTAGCTGGCTGCATGGTGTCGCAATTCGGGTATCCAAATCGATGAATCGCCGTCGAATACGCTTAGCCCGCCGTGAACGGGATTGTGCCCGTGAACCAGTATTAGCATCGCCGACGTTATTGCTGTCGGATATTGAGCTTCAGGATCTGTTGCGTGCAGAAGTAGAGCGCATGCCAGATCATTACCGCATGCCTTTGCAACTGTGTTACTGGCAAGGGCAAACACGGGATGAGATGGCAGAAACACTGGGCTGGTCACGCGGGCAGGTCAAGGGGCAACTGGAGCGAGCCAAGAAGCGATTAAAGTCGAGGCTGAGTCAGCGAGGCATCCAGTTCCTATTGCCTTTGGGTATGGGCCTGACTACGGTAGGCTTGATTTCAGCTTTGCCTGCAGTGGTGATGGCTACCACCACGGCAAGCACTGCAGCCAATTCACTCACTGGAATCTTTGCGTTCGGCAATGTCTTTTATCGAGTATTCCAGGCATCTAAAGGCCTGGGCACCATTGCACTGATTGCATTGGCATTGGGGTGGGGACCACCGATACCATTCCTGCCAATTTTTCCGGAGCAACCGGAAGGCGTACAGCAACTACCAATTCAGTCGCCTGAATTGGATCAGGAATGTGATGAGTCTGAAGATTGTGGACTGGATGAAACAGAATAA
- a CDS encoding twin-arginine translocase TatA/TatE family subunit, which yields MFAFFGGQIGWMEILIILGLGVLLFGRRLPEVGRYLGKGIVEFKKGLKGIEDEVETVNTASNSYQAPEPPKPPQRIAATAPKFTDATASPVDSEGQQRYQANS from the coding sequence ATGTTTGCCTTCTTTGGTGGCCAGATTGGCTGGATGGAAATTCTGATTATCCTCGGCTTGGGTGTGCTGTTGTTCGGCCGACGCTTGCCCGAAGTTGGGCGCTACTTGGGTAAAGGCATTGTGGAATTCAAGAAGGGCCTCAAGGGCATTGAAGACGAAGTGGAAACGGTCAACACGGCTTCCAACAGTTATCAGGCCCCTGAACCTCCCAAGCCACCGCAGCGCATAGCAGCCACCGCACCGAAGTTCACTGATGCAACTGCATCGCCAGTTGACTCTGAAGGCCAACAGCGTTATCAGGCAAATAGCTGA
- a CDS encoding tyrosine-type recombinase/integrase, which yields MRPESARQGVGLLPATPWHGGHRVKIASLRRHHSGQWMVKLAGKCHYLGVVRETAERRYRELIVEHYGAFSRQLPTFGGVTVAELLQQHVAAQLQSTPESSRDTRAHYYHQVTRHAVELYGSLDAESFGPKAFKAVRQAMCLPGRRVSYVNHLCIRLRAAWKWGVSEELVSESSYSRLLTVKGLVVGEMGLKPAREVVPVPEKLFLATLPFLTEDIADLLRLLWITGARPGEILSLTPAELVKDGAYLVYRPKNHKTAKLNKLRAVVFGAEAQGILKRYWPAEKDGRFFVRHASTGSIRKAVQRACDRGKLEHWHPYQLRHAAVTRIALEYGKEVATAVAGHARVLTTERYDHGAVERAKRAAG from the coding sequence ATGAGGCCTGAAAGTGCCAGACAGGGAGTAGGACTACTCCCTGCTACTCCCTGGCACGGAGGCCATCGTGTGAAGATTGCATCCCTTCGTCGGCACCATTCCGGGCAATGGATGGTGAAATTAGCTGGCAAATGTCACTATCTGGGCGTTGTTCGGGAAACCGCTGAACGCCGTTATCGTGAGCTGATTGTTGAGCATTACGGGGCATTTTCCCGTCAGTTGCCCACTTTTGGTGGTGTTACAGTCGCTGAGTTGTTACAGCAACATGTTGCCGCACAGTTGCAATCCACGCCGGAAAGCTCAAGGGATACTCGAGCGCATTATTACCATCAGGTGACACGTCATGCGGTGGAGCTGTACGGATCACTTGATGCTGAATCGTTTGGACCGAAGGCGTTTAAGGCGGTTAGGCAGGCGATGTGTCTGCCTGGACGGCGGGTGAGCTATGTCAATCATCTTTGCATCAGACTGCGGGCGGCGTGGAAGTGGGGCGTTTCGGAAGAGCTGGTGAGCGAATCGAGCTATAGCCGGTTGCTGACGGTTAAGGGGCTCGTTGTAGGGGAAATGGGCCTGAAACCGGCGCGTGAAGTGGTTCCTGTGCCTGAAAAGCTGTTTCTGGCCACGTTGCCATTCCTGACCGAGGACATAGCCGATCTACTGCGGCTACTGTGGATTACCGGGGCCAGGCCAGGGGAGATTCTGAGCCTAACTCCCGCCGAGCTGGTGAAGGATGGTGCCTACCTGGTCTATCGTCCTAAAAATCACAAGACGGCCAAACTCAATAAACTGCGGGCCGTTGTCTTTGGCGCTGAAGCCCAGGGGATCCTGAAACGGTACTGGCCCGCTGAAAAAGATGGCCGTTTCTTTGTTCGTCATGCCAGTACGGGGTCTATTCGAAAAGCTGTGCAAAGGGCCTGTGATCGCGGCAAGTTGGAGCACTGGCATCCCTACCAGCTCCGACATGCTGCCGTGACCCGCATTGCTCTCGAGTATGGCAAAGAGGTTGCTACTGCCGTGGCCGGACATGCCAGGGTGCTGACCACAGAACGATACGACCACGGAGCGGTGGAGCGGGCCAAGAGAGCGGCTGGGTAG
- a CDS encoding helix-turn-helix transcriptional regulator encodes MVTLESGLMTYGEKLTELMEIKGFTARSLSEATDGEVAVGTINQIKQDLAKAPNAHTLALLCNALQVSMDEFKDCDLAGGRNRRRKKKQ; translated from the coding sequence ATGGTTACCTTGGAATCCGGTCTAATGACCTACGGTGAGAAACTCACCGAGTTAATGGAAATAAAGGGCTTTACCGCTAGATCTTTATCTGAAGCCACGGATGGCGAAGTTGCAGTAGGAACAATCAACCAGATCAAACAAGATTTGGCGAAAGCTCCTAATGCCCATACGCTCGCATTACTGTGTAACGCACTGCAGGTTTCAATGGACGAATTCAAAGATTGCGATCTTGCAGGTGGAAGGAACCGCAGGCGAAAGAAGAAACAATAA
- a CDS encoding DUF2800 domain-containing protein — protein MKIRASRLPLAMVCPASMQAAEYDLNSDSEPARLGTAVHEWLSTRIAHPEQLEFLGDEAFEQLAVKYSLPVDDVRALSLRAVHLWREVQQWFVNPRIEVAMKKDLGGLQLTGHVDVLSYQEATRTVFVNDHKTGWLDSDHADQVRGYGLMALDEYPEADQVRTCITRVRDFVTDHHTYTRMELVGWSERVVHRLVEEKDTYQPGRHCSFCPRRLTCSAFRDWVKWALEILSGSAVVDLQEAVSADLITRVYDAKAAIGRMLDDAQEVLKTLAMANGGVLPREDDFQLQLTSQIRQQILFREAWPLLADRVGQERWNQIFKVSKTELLNAVRSDVGRGEKGKAAQELMAQLEEAGALAETTIERLELRKKQKGVIGGNSDQSY, from the coding sequence ATGAAAATCCGTGCTTCCCGCTTACCCCTGGCGATGGTCTGCCCGGCGTCCATGCAGGCCGCCGAGTATGACCTGAACTCCGACAGTGAACCAGCCCGCCTGGGCACGGCGGTCCATGAGTGGCTTTCCACCAGGATCGCTCACCCGGAGCAACTGGAGTTCCTGGGCGATGAGGCTTTCGAGCAGCTCGCCGTCAAGTATTCCTTGCCAGTCGATGACGTGCGGGCCTTGTCGCTGCGAGCTGTCCACTTGTGGCGGGAGGTCCAGCAATGGTTTGTCAATCCCCGCATCGAAGTGGCCATGAAGAAAGACCTGGGCGGCCTGCAGCTCACCGGCCATGTGGACGTGCTGAGCTATCAGGAAGCCACGCGGACGGTTTTCGTCAATGACCACAAGACAGGCTGGCTTGATTCGGATCATGCTGACCAGGTGCGGGGTTACGGGCTGATGGCTTTGGACGAATACCCCGAAGCGGACCAGGTGCGAACCTGCATTACGCGGGTGCGGGACTTTGTCACCGATCACCACACCTATACCCGCATGGAACTGGTGGGCTGGTCGGAACGGGTGGTGCATCGCCTGGTCGAAGAGAAGGACACCTACCAGCCGGGCAGGCATTGCAGCTTCTGCCCTCGGCGGCTGACGTGCTCGGCTTTCCGCGATTGGGTGAAGTGGGCCCTGGAGATTCTATCCGGCTCGGCTGTGGTTGACCTGCAGGAAGCCGTTTCCGCTGACCTCATCACGCGGGTGTATGACGCCAAGGCCGCTATCGGTCGCATGCTTGATGATGCCCAGGAAGTGCTCAAGACGCTGGCTATGGCGAACGGTGGCGTGTTGCCTAGGGAAGATGACTTTCAGTTGCAGCTTACCAGCCAGATTCGCCAGCAGATTCTTTTCCGCGAAGCGTGGCCGCTGCTGGCGGATCGCGTGGGCCAGGAACGCTGGAACCAGATTTTCAAAGTCTCCAAGACCGAGCTGCTCAACGCGGTGCGGTCTGATGTGGGTCGTGGGGAAAAAGGTAAAGCCGCTCAAGAACTGATGGCCCAGCTTGAGGAAGCCGGGGCATTGGCGGAAACGACGATTGAGCGGCTGGAGTTACGCAAGAAACAGAAAGGGGTGATCGGTGGAAATTCAGATCAAAGCTACTGA